One genomic segment of Amycolatopsis sp. Hca4 includes these proteins:
- a CDS encoding response regulator transcription factor codes for MTVRVLLVEDDAGVAGALAESLHARGHPVTSVARGADALHHHRAADLVLLDLGLPDLDGLDVLRKIRAVSPVPVIVLTARGDERSVVRGLRLGADDYLTKPVRLAELLARMDAVVRRAVARATPAGDVVRVEDVEIDLGARRVLVAGNDVGLTTKEFEILAVLAARPGTAVSRQQLMDEVWGDAYLAVSRSLDVHLTGLRAKLDRPGLLTTIRGFGYRLGRD; via the coding sequence ATGACCGTGCGCGTGCTCCTCGTCGAAGACGACGCGGGTGTCGCCGGCGCGCTCGCCGAGTCGCTGCACGCGCGCGGTCATCCCGTCACCAGCGTCGCCCGCGGGGCCGACGCGCTGCACCACCACCGCGCGGCCGATCTCGTCCTGCTGGACCTGGGCCTGCCCGACCTCGACGGCCTCGACGTGCTCCGCAAGATCCGGGCCGTCTCACCGGTCCCGGTGATCGTGCTGACCGCGCGCGGCGACGAACGCTCGGTCGTGCGCGGGCTGCGGCTCGGCGCCGACGACTACCTCACCAAGCCGGTCCGGCTGGCCGAGCTGCTGGCCCGGATGGACGCCGTCGTGCGGCGCGCGGTGGCCCGCGCCACCCCGGCCGGTGACGTCGTGCGCGTCGAAGACGTCGAGATCGACCTCGGTGCCCGCCGGGTGCTGGTCGCCGGGAACGACGTCGGGCTGACCACCAAGGAGTTCGAGATCCTGGCCGTGCTCGCCGCGCGGCCCGGCACCGCGGTCAGCCGCCAGCAGCTGATGGACGAGGTCTGGGGCGACGCCTACCTCGCGGTGTCGCGCTCGCTCGACGTGCACCTGACCGGCCTGCGCGCCAAGCTCGACCGGCCCGGCCTGCTCACCACCATCCGCGGCTTCGGCTACCGGCTCGGCCGGGACTGA
- a CDS encoding MFS transporter, with translation MTTRISPTAEGAVSEKRVIGNVLRGSIGNLIEWYDWYAYAAFTTYFAKSFFPTTDTTAAFLGTAAVFAVGFLMRPLGGWMLGRFADRFGRRRALVLSVTLMAGGSLLIAVTPNYHTIGIAAPILLLTARLIQGLSVGGEYSTSATYLSEVATPGKRGFYSSFQYVTLYGGQLLALGLQLVLQALLTEQQLTSWGWRIAFGVGTVAALTVMWLRRGMDESESYRQNAEEGKGDRGTLRALAKYPKEIALVVGLTLGGTVGFYTFATYSQKFLENTAHIPRRQVTIVLFCAILVAAVLQPVFGRLSDRIGRRPLLLFFGIGGTLLTVPLMTVMGSTRNPVGAFFLVLAGLVIVAGYTSINAIVKAELFPTKIRAIGVGLPYALTVAIFGGTAELIAQALKSAGHEPVFFWYVAGCVLVSLIVYGTMRETSKTSELEKR, from the coding sequence ATGACAACCCGGATCAGCCCCACCGCCGAGGGGGCCGTGAGCGAAAAGCGCGTGATCGGCAACGTGCTGCGCGGCTCGATCGGCAACTTGATCGAGTGGTACGACTGGTACGCCTACGCGGCGTTCACCACCTACTTCGCCAAGTCCTTCTTCCCCACCACCGACACCACGGCCGCCTTCCTGGGGACCGCCGCCGTGTTCGCCGTCGGGTTCCTCATGCGGCCGCTGGGCGGGTGGATGCTCGGGCGGTTCGCCGACCGGTTCGGCCGCCGGCGGGCGCTCGTGCTCTCGGTCACGCTCATGGCAGGCGGGTCGCTGCTCATCGCCGTCACGCCGAACTACCACACCATCGGGATCGCCGCGCCGATCCTGCTGCTCACCGCGCGGCTGATCCAGGGCCTGTCGGTCGGCGGCGAGTACTCCACCTCGGCGACCTACCTGTCCGAAGTCGCCACCCCCGGCAAGCGCGGCTTCTACTCGAGCTTCCAGTACGTGACGCTCTACGGCGGGCAGCTGCTCGCCCTCGGCCTCCAGCTGGTCCTGCAGGCGCTGCTCACCGAGCAGCAGCTGACCTCGTGGGGCTGGCGGATCGCGTTCGGCGTCGGCACGGTCGCCGCGCTCACCGTGATGTGGCTGCGCCGCGGGATGGACGAGTCCGAGAGCTACCGGCAGAACGCCGAAGAAGGCAAGGGTGACCGCGGCACGCTGCGCGCACTGGCCAAGTACCCCAAGGAGATCGCGCTCGTCGTCGGCCTGACCCTCGGCGGCACGGTCGGCTTCTACACCTTCGCCACCTACAGCCAGAAGTTCCTGGAGAACACCGCGCACATCCCGCGCCGGCAGGTCACCATCGTGCTGTTCTGCGCGATCCTCGTCGCCGCCGTCCTGCAGCCGGTGTTCGGGCGGCTGTCCGACCGGATCGGCCGCCGTCCGCTGCTGCTGTTCTTCGGCATCGGCGGCACGCTGCTCACCGTCCCGCTGATGACGGTGATGGGCTCGACCCGCAACCCCGTCGGCGCGTTCTTCCTCGTGCTCGCCGGCCTGGTGATCGTCGCCGGGTACACCTCGATCAACGCGATCGTGAAGGCCGAGCTGTTCCCCACGAAGATCCGCGCCATCGGCGTCGGGCTGCCCTACGCGCTGACCGTGGCGATCTTCGGCGGCACCGCCGAGCTGATCGCGCAGGCGCTGAAGAGCGCCGGGCACGAGCCGGTGTTCTTCTGGTACGTCGCCGGCTGCGTCCTGGTCTCCCTGATCGTCTACGGCACAATGCGGGAAACCTCGAAGACCTCCGAGCTGGAGAAGCGCTGA
- the fabG gene encoding beta-ketoacyl-ACP reductase: MGRSVLVTGGNRGIGLAIARDLAEQGHRVAVTHRGSGAPKGLFGVQADVTDTEQVDAAFKLVEDHQGPVEVLVSNAGLTDDTLLMRMSDEQFERVLNANLTGAFRVAKRASRGMLRGKWGRFVFISSVVGLSGSAGQANYAASKAGLVGFARSLARELGSRNITSNVVAPGFVHTDMTDELPEARKKEILAQVPSGRYAEPSEIAAAVRYLASDEAGYVNGAVLPVDGGLGLGH, encoded by the coding sequence GTGGGACGGTCGGTTCTGGTCACCGGGGGCAACCGGGGCATCGGTCTGGCGATCGCCCGGGACCTCGCCGAGCAGGGGCACCGGGTCGCCGTCACGCACCGTGGTTCGGGGGCTCCGAAGGGGCTGTTCGGCGTGCAGGCCGACGTCACCGACACCGAGCAGGTCGACGCCGCCTTCAAGCTCGTCGAGGACCACCAGGGGCCGGTCGAGGTGCTCGTCTCCAACGCCGGGCTGACCGATGACACGCTGCTCATGCGGATGAGCGACGAGCAGTTCGAACGCGTCCTGAACGCCAACCTCACCGGGGCCTTCCGCGTCGCCAAGCGGGCCTCGCGCGGCATGCTGCGCGGCAAGTGGGGCCGGTTCGTCTTCATCTCCTCCGTCGTCGGCCTCTCCGGCTCGGCCGGGCAGGCCAACTACGCCGCGTCGAAGGCCGGGCTGGTCGGCTTCGCGCGGTCGCTCGCGCGGGAACTCGGCTCGCGCAACATCACCTCGAACGTCGTCGCGCCCGGGTTCGTGCACACCGACATGACCGACGAGCTGCCCGAGGCGCGCAAGAAGGAGATCCTCGCGCAGGTGCCCTCCGGCCGGTACGCCGAGCCGTCGGAGATCGCCGCCGCCGTCCGCTACCTCGCTTCCGACGAAGCCGGCTACGTCAACGGTGCCGTGCTGCCCGTCGACGGCGGCCTCGGCCTCGGCCACTGA
- the fabI gene encoding enoyl-ACP reductase FabI, producing MPGLLEGKRLLITGIITDASLAFHAAKIAQQEGAKVVLTGFGRMSLVERIAKRLPEEAPVIELDVTNQEHLDSLADKVREHVDGLDGVLHSIGFAPQTCLGAPFMDAPAEDVKTAIEISTYSYMSLAKACLPLLGRGASYVGMDFDARVAWPVYNWMGVAKAGLESVNRYLAKELGPQGIRVNLVSAGPMKTMAAKSIPGFVDLEDGWGERAPLGWDSTDPDPVAKSVCAVLSDWLPATTGSMIMVDGGVHFLGV from the coding sequence GTGCCCGGACTGCTCGAAGGCAAGCGCCTGCTGATCACCGGCATCATCACCGACGCTTCGCTCGCCTTCCACGCGGCCAAGATCGCGCAGCAGGAAGGCGCCAAGGTCGTGCTCACCGGCTTCGGCCGCATGTCGCTGGTCGAGCGCATCGCGAAGCGGCTGCCCGAAGAGGCGCCGGTGATCGAGCTGGACGTCACCAACCAGGAGCACCTGGACTCCCTCGCGGACAAGGTCCGCGAACACGTCGACGGCCTCGACGGCGTGCTGCACTCGATCGGCTTCGCCCCGCAGACCTGCCTCGGCGCGCCGTTCATGGACGCGCCCGCCGAGGACGTCAAGACCGCGATCGAGATCTCGACGTACTCCTACATGTCGCTGGCGAAGGCGTGCCTGCCGCTGCTCGGCCGGGGTGCGTCCTACGTCGGGATGGACTTCGACGCGCGGGTCGCGTGGCCGGTCTACAACTGGATGGGCGTCGCCAAGGCGGGCCTCGAGTCGGTCAACCGGTACCTGGCCAAGGAGCTGGGGCCGCAGGGCATCCGGGTCAACCTGGTCAGCGCGGGCCCGATGAAGACGATGGCCGCCAAGTCCATCCCCGGCTTCGTCGACCTGGAGGACGGCTGGGGCGAGCGCGCGCCGCTCGGCTGGGACAGCACCGACCCGGACCCGGTGGCCAAGAGCGTCTGCGCGGTCCTTTCGGACTGGCTCCCCGCCACCACCGGTTCGATGATCATGGTCGACGGCGGGGTCCACTTCCTCGGCGTCTGA